The stretch of DNA AGGAGGCAGGGTAATTAAAATCACAAGTGAACACAGGCCTCTATTTCTGTTCTTCTGAAGTCTTCTCTCCTGCATATCGAGGTACTGCGAACACAGAAAGTACCCTGCTTCAACATATCTACTCCCCTTGAAGACGCCACCACTCACAAAGGAGGCAGGACAGGAAAGGGTTCAATGTTCAGTTTCCTTTAATGACCCCCATCTCCCTGAAGGGCAGGTGCAGGCAGCTAGGTGATGGCAAGAGATGTTCACTTGAAGATCTTGCCCTGATTGAAGGCTTTGCCCACATGCTGGAAGGCCCCCTCCCAGGAAAAGTACTCTCGAACCAGCGTCTGGGTCTCCTCGCTGCCAGGATCCAGTTTCCGCCATGTGTATGACTCGTAGTCCACCTGCCAATCTGGACTCAGCTGGGGATAAAAAGCCAGCATGTGGTCAAGTTATGAGACACCACCCCACACCTGTGTTACTTCCAGCTCAAACACATGTCATCAGACCCCAGGTCTCCTGTGAACATGAACTGCTCCTTCCTATAAGCATTCCTGAACCCTCCTAAACATCCATcaactcagaaataaaacacaGTGCTTCTTATATCCCTGCCCCACCCTAAAGAGACTCCTCTCCTCCACCTTCCTCACCGGAAAGGCAAGCTCCTGGCCTCGGAAGACCCAGACTCCAGAAATGGAGCTGCTATTGTTGGTTCCAAAAAGGATGACACTGGCGAAGGCATTCTTCCTCAGCTTGTCCAGTCGCTGGAACATTCCTGAAGCGGCAAGGGAGAACATTCAGCCTTTGGAATCACAGCACTTGCTACACCTtgttctccttccttctcagaCCCACTCTCTTACCAGTGATGAGATTGCAGCTCATGAAGGTCTGAGTGAGTTCTTCAGGGAAGCGATACTCTGAGTACCACAGGGACCAGCCGTCCTTATCAAAGTGCTCCCAGAAATATGGCAGTGCCACAGAGAGTGTGTCCTCATTGGAGTACTTGCGCTTAAATTCATCCAACACAAAGGTACTAAGAGGAAGAAAGCACAGGGGTCAATCAATAAGGAGGAAGGTTGCCAGGCTAAGAGAAGTGAAGGGtgctttcacttaaaatttaCTAATATAAAGGAAATGGTCATTGTGCTGGCAGATGTGTATGACCTTATGAGGGAAGTAAGCTCAAGGGGTTTGAACAGGGGCCTAGGACACTCCTCTGCATAAGTATGCAAGGCATGTGGAGGGTGGAACTCAAAGTGGGACTCTGAGACCTGCCCCAGGAAGGGCATGGCTAACTGCTGCCCCCAGGTGGAGACAGAGTGAGGACTTCTTTTTCCCTGTTCAGGCCCTCCCCAGGCTGTTTTCCATGAACCACACTAAGTCACTGACTCACCCAAGTCTCTTCCCCCCCACCATACAGGCCTCTTCAGGTTACACAAGCTGTAACAGGAATGTAAGCAGTGAACATTCTCAAAGGGCCTCCACCCCAAATCTTACACCCATGTCCTTTAGTCCATCTCTGCCTATAAACAAGCTTTAGTCTTTTCCAAGGTTTTCCGATGCTGGAAAGCCCTTAGGTTCAGGTTATCTTAAAAGCAATCTGGCATACTGAGCCAAGAATGCCAGCATCAATATAGCAGAGGTCACTCCCTCCACGATTGgtgctctgttttctttctttccagttataaacatatacactggccagatgcggtggctcacgcctgtaatcccagcactttgggaggccaaggcaggtggatcacctcaggtcaggagttcaagcccagcctgaccaacaaggtgaaaccccgtttctactaaaaatacaaaaattagctgggcgtggtggcaggctgagacaggagaatagcttgaacccgagaggcagaggttgcagtgagcagagatcgcgccactgcactccagcctgggcgatagaggaaGAGTCCtgtctggggggaaaaaaaaggacaggcagggtggctcacacctgtaatcccaacactttgggaggccgaggcgggcggatcacgaggtcaagagatcaagaccatcctggccaacatggtgaaaacctatctctactaaaaaaaaaaaaaaaaaaaattggtggcacacgcctgtagtcccagctactcgggaggcagggacaggagacttgctcgaacccaggagacagaggctgcagtgagccgaaattgcactccagcctggcaacagagcaagactccgtctcaaaaaaaaaacaaaaaaaaaacaaaaaaaaaaaaaacaaccaaaaaacacatatatgtgtgtgtgcatacatgtgttaAATGCCTAACCTTGTTTTTACTCTAACTCACTACTTTGAATCTTCCCTGTTTGTCTCTTTAACCACCTAGCCTTGCTTCTCATGTAAATAAGACTCTCTCTCTAGCTGGGAAAGCCGGACAAACTCCAATTGACCCTTTAATTTACAAGACACTAAGGGCTCCTCACCCAACCCCCTTCCACAAGGAGTTGACCTGTGTTAAGCAGATCCTCAGCATTTCAAAGGAGCCcaattaactgataaggtacTGGCACAAACAATGTATGAAGTTCCCAGGATTTTTCTCAAAGTGATAACAACATAAAGCCTTGAGTTGTGTCCCGCATAGCCCCATATCTAATTATAATGAAGGATTTAGAGCCCTGCACCTGGTACGGTTGCTTTttgtaaccatttgtcttttaaattgtttatctcTCTGTAACCATTTTGCTTCTTTTGATTCTTGCATGTTTTTACCTCTGTAAAATTATTGCATTTGagttcccctccccttcctaaaccAAGGTATAAAAGTTAGTCAAGCCCCTTCCTCAGGGCCGAGAGATTTTTGAGCGTTAGCCGTCTCTTGGTTGCCggctaataaaggactcttaattcgtctcaaagtgtggcgttttctCTAACTCGCTCAGGTAcaacatgtgtgtgtatatatgtgtgtgtgtgcatatacatacacatatatatatatatgctgacTGAAGAAAATCACCTATAATGCCAACAAGaggataatcttttttttgttttgtttttttgagatggagtctcgccctgtcacccaggctggaatgcagtggtgcgatctcggctcactgcaacctctacctaccgggttcaagcgattctcctgcctcagcctcccaagtagtgggattacaggcacgtgccactacgcccagctaatttttgtatttctagtagagacgaggtttcactatgttggtcaggctggtcttgaactcttgacctcgtgatccgcccgcctcggcctcccaaagtgctgggattacaggcatgagccaccgtgcccagcccaggataatcttttatgtattttcctaCAGCCTTTGATTTTTCAAAGATGTAGCCATGACATATGCAGTTTTGTGCTTATACTTTGTTGTTACTGGACATCCTATCCATGCTGTTAAGAATTCtttcagcctgggaaatatagcgagacactgtctctacaaaaaaatttaaaaattagctgggagctgggcaccatggctcacgcctgtaatcccagctactcagaaggctgaggcaagagaattgcttgagtccgggaggcagaggttgcagtgagccgagatcacaccactgcactccagcctgggagaagagcaagaccctgtcaaaaaaacaaaacaatccttttttttttatttttccttgagacggagtctagctctgttgcccaggctgcagtgcagtggtgcaatctcggctcactgcaagctccgcctcctgggttcacgccattctcctgcctcagcctcctgagtagctgggactacaggcgcctgctaccgcccccggctaattttttgtactttttgtatttttagtagagacggtatttttaccgtgttagccaggatggtttcaatctcctgacctcgtgatccacccgcctcagcctcccaaagtgctgggatcacaggcgtgagccaccgcgcccagcctaaaacaaaacaattttttgcactagcagtcccagctactcaagaggctgaggtagaaggaccacctgagatcaggagttggacaccggactaagcaacatagcaagaccctacctcaaaaacaGAATTCTTTGCAAACATTTTAATGGCCAAACAATCTTCTAATGCAGGATTGTGCCATAAATCTACTAAACATTGAATATTAAACTGAATGTTTAGTTGGTTCTATTGTTCATAGCATAAATATTGCCATGAGTATTCCAATTTCACTCAATCCTTATAACCCATGAGTTATCAACTGTTACCCTGACCCTCCCCTCTCTTTACAGATGAGACCAAGTAGAATGACCTGTCCAAGATTACACTGTAGCAAAGCAGAGGATCTGTCCTTTAACCCTAGGTCCCAGGTTCCTTTCCAAATGCATAAGAGACCTCATCTGAGGAGCCTTAAAACCTCAACCACACCAAAACTGGGGCTGGGAATTTTTTCACACCCTCCTGAACTGTTCAAgctatttgttttgagacagggtcttgctcagtcacccaagtgcaggggcacgatcatggctcactgcagcctcaacctgctggactcaagtgaccctctcacctcagcctgccaagtagtaTGAGCCACTGCAGTTGACCTAGCTGGGTcttaaaagaactagaattaaaaTCTGGACATTAATAGTCTTGGTCTTTTAGGATATCACTTTTATGACATTAAAAATGTTGGGGgagccaggggcggtggctcacgcctgtaatcccagcattttgggaggccaaggcaggcggattgcctgaggtcaggagtttgagaccagcctgaccaacatggtgaaaccccatctctactaaaaatacaaaaattagccaggcatggtggcacgcacctgcaatccccagctactcgggaggctgaggcaggagaattgcttcaacccaggaggcggagactgcagtaagccgagatcacaccactgcacttcaacctgggcaacagagtgagactctgtctcacaaaaaaaaaaaaaaaggccgggagcagtggctcatatctgtaatcccagcactttgggaggcggagacgggcggatcacgaggtcaggagttcgagaccagcctgcccagcatggtgaaaccctgtctctgctaaaaatacaaaaaattagctgggcatggtggtgcgtgcctgtagtcccagctactcaagaggctgaagcagaactgcttgaacccggcaggtggaggttgcagtgagccaagattgcaccactacatcccagcctgggcgacagagccagactccatctcaaaaaaaaaaaaaaaaaaaaaaaagggggccaggcacggtagctcacacctgtaatcccaccactttgagaggccaaggtgggcggatcacgaggtcaagagattgagaccatcctagctaacacggtgaaactccgtctctactaaaaatacaaaaaatttgccagccGTGGTGTCACGCGCCTGtcattgtagtcccagctactcgggaggctgaggcaggagaatcgcttgaactggggaggcggaggttgcagtgagctgagatcacaccactgcactccagcctgggtgacagagtgagactctgtctccaaacaaacaaaccaaaaaaaaacaaaaaacacaaaaaggagccaggtacagtggctcacacctgtaattccagcactttgagaggccaaggatcacttgagcccaggagtttgtgaccagcctgggcaacatagtgagacctagtctctacaaataataaaaaattagctgggtgtggtggtgtgtgcctttgtcccagctactccagaggctgaggtgggaggatcgcttgagtacaggaggtcaagactgcagtgagccgtgatcacgctactgcactccagattggacAACAAAGTaaaaccctgtttccaaaaaaaaaaaccttggggAAAGCATTTCTGGCAGCCCTGTAGGGCATCATGGTAACCCAATAAATAGACATTAATAAACATTCCCAAAACCATgttaagaaaatgtaaagtttattaaataaagattttaagTTTACTACTGCCTCATTTATTTCCTGCCCAGAGTACTGACCTACTATATGTGAAAATCTCTAGCTAATAATTAACAACGTCTGAGTTACAACACAATATGTAATTTGGGTTAATTATCATGACCTATTTACACACACCAAAAATCCTGCTCACTCTTGACCTGCACCTGTGCTAAATTCAAGGCAAATCACTAGTTcaaaaaatacatctttaaagAGTGCCTGTGTCTGGATGGAGCCTTCCTGGTCTTGTACAAAATACCCGGGAGTAAGAACTTTCAGCTATACCCCAAGTTGCTCCCATCTATTAGTGCAATGCTTGTAATTCACAATTCTATGCACAGCTACTGTGTCCCTACCAGTGGGTGCTCCTTTAGGCTGGTTCACCCGGTATCCAAGCCATTACAAGATGGGAGAGGGTGAAATGTAAACCCTAGCAGACCAAGCAGTAAAAAGATGAACGGCTTTGGAAATGACAGGGTGAGTGGGAGGAAAAAGTACAGAGAAAGAGGAGTTCCAAAGCAAAGTGaccacagaatatatatttctcaaactGCTTGAACTCCCAATAAAATGACTTGGAGCAGTGATGGAAGAAAGACTCCATCCCAGAGAACTGGGCAAGCACTCAGCGTCCTACATTTTTCATGCCAAAAATCTCGTTTTTACTATATTATTTCTTCCAAGAAGCCCTACCTTTAACTGAAAAAGGGATACAGAGGACACCTACTTTCTTCTACTTGGGGACTTTACTCGGTTGTGGAACAATGAACTAGACAGACACTACTTAGCTATGATCTTCATCCTTTTTCTTAGTGAGCAATTTTTGTACAGTCTGATTcagcaaaacagaaaacaaaacaattcaaagGACCCTGCTCTGGCATCCACTATCTCCGCACAGCCGGGCGCGTGGCGCACCGCAAGGCTCTCTGCACTTTCTTCCTCCCCACGCCTCTCCCTGTATTTGTTCTCAGAGCTCTCAAATGGTCAAATGAGCTTGCTCAAAACCAACTTACCACTATATCAAAATCTGTTCCTGTCTTTGTTGGAATAGGAGTTCAATCTTCCCCAGTACTGGCTGTACTTGAAACTTGCTCTCCACAATCAAAATTTGCCCAATTCCTGATTATCAGCCAGAAAGCTGCTTTATTTGCAACTAAAATATACCTTTAACTTTATATGGACAACCTAAAATTCTGGCTCTAGCTGTGTGTGAGGGGGGACATACAGAGGTGAGAACAGGCCTTCTTTGGTCccacaccctccaccctccaatatcCTTACCTCTTGGGCAGGTGAGCGAAGGGGTCCTTGGCCTTGGGCTCAGCAGCCAGCGCCTGCTCACATTCATCCATCTCCTCCTCAGGAGCAGGGGCAGCcgcctttttctcctccttccgcTCAGCCTGGGGCTTCTGCTTCTCTTCCCGTGAACCCTTCTCTTTCCGTGGTGTGTCCTTTTTAGGTTGGGTCTCTGCAAACTTTTTAGCTGGTgcagaggaaggcaggaaagTGAACGAATGTTCTGCCTCTTTCCACACCCCTCCAAAACCACACAGAGCAAGCAAGGTAACAGAGGAAACTGACGAATGGGACAAGTAAGGAACTTAGGCCCCAGACTGCTCATCAGTTCACTGTGTGTCCTCCAGCAACAACACACTCAGCAACAAATACTTTATATCGCAAATCTATATAGTAATACAAATTAGTCAGGGTATGAGTGTACACGAAACTGCACATAATATTAGCTACCACATTGACACCCTACATTCTGCAGGTCCCCATAACCCAAAAGCAAGACAGGAAATCAAGGGGTTGATGCAGAGCAAACCAGACCCTGATCCTGGCCATATGCCTCCCAGTCTCCTCAGACTCACCATCAAACTGGGCCATCTTCTCACACAGTTTCACTTCGCCCAAGACAGCCCGGAACTGGGGCTGGTTAATGCAGGTGAGGAACCAGCGGTTGGTATTGGGAAAGGCCTGGCGGAAAGAAGGCTCTAGAACCTGCCAGGACATAAGGGTGTAAACAAAGTCAGTGGAAAGGCCCTGAAGAGTTCTGTTCACAGCAAGAGTCCTTGCTCTACCTAAGTCCCAGTGCTCACCTTCTTTTCAAACCCTATAGACAATAGCTTCATACAACATCATCCTTCCCTGGATTACttcccatttcttcatttttttcaattttttttttttttgagacagagtctcactctatcgctcaggctggggtgcaatggcgtgatctcagctcactgcagcctccatctcctgggttcaagtgattctcgtgcctcagcctcccatgccttagccttctgagtagctgggactacaggtgcctgccaccacacccagctaatttttgtacttttagtagagatggggtttcgccctgttggccaggctgttctcgaactctgacctcaagtgatccgcccacctcggcctcccaaactgctgggatctccgaggcgggcggatcacgaggtcaggagatcgagaccatcctggctaacacggtgaacccccatctctcctaaaaataaaaaaattagctgggcgtgatggcgggcagctgtagtcccagctactcgggacgctaaggcaggagaatggcgtgaacccgggaggcggagcttgcagtgagcggagatcgcggcactgcattccagcctgggtgacagagtgactctgtctcaaaaaaaaaaaaattagctgggcgtggtggcacgtgcctgtagtcccagctactccagaggctgaggcaggagactcacttaaacccaggaggtggaggttgcagtgaaccgagatcacgccactgcactccagcttgggtgacagagtgagactctgtctcaaaaaaaaaaaaaaaaaaaaaaaattttaatagagatggggtctcactatgttgcccaggcttatcttgaactcgcatgctcaagcaatcctcctgccctggcctcctaaagtgctgggattacccgtgagccaccacacctggcctccatttctttttctaatcttttttttcagTGTAGTCCAGTTTAATGGATGGATGCTTGGGTCCATCCTCCATTTAGGAGTAGGAGTAATAATTGTCTTGCTCCTTTACAAAACTATTTCAGATCTACTGTTTCcaatcttttaaatttcaaacgtcggccaggagcggtggctcacgcctataatcccagcactttgggaggccgaggcgggcagataacctgaggtcaggagttcgagaccagcctggcaaacatggtgaaaccccgcctctcctaaaaatacaaaaatcagccaggcatggttgcacatgcccgtaatcccagctactcaggaggctgaggcaagagaatcacttgaacccgggaggcagaagttgcagtgagccgagatcgcgccatcgcactccagcctgggggacaagagcgagacttcgtctcaaaaaaaaaaaaagattgagaccCACAGAGGGCTATCGAGGACTTTTTTGCCAAATAAAATCTAAACACTATAGGTATTTACTATCTATATTGGCCATactatacacacacgcacacacacacacacaccccccacacccacccatccatcaaaCTTCAGAAAGTAAAGaacattcaaagaaaatattcaaacgCATTTAGAATAATGGAcagtcctggctgggtgtggtggctcacccccgcaatcccagcacttgggaggccgaggcgggtggatcacctgaggtcctcaggagatcaagaccagtctgaccaacatggcaaaaccccatctctgctaaaaatacaaaattagacgggtttggtggcgcatgcctgtaatcccagctacttgggaggctgaggcaggagaatcgcttgaacctgggaggtggaggttgcaatgagccaagatcgtgccactgcactccagcctgggtgacagagcaagactctgtcaaaataaatacataaataaataaataatggacaGTCCTTCAAATTAAACTTAGTGTCTGGTGTATTAAGCATggtcaaagaaaaataagaataaacagCTTCAGGTAGAACTGTTGTCAGTTTTCAGTTTGCAAAGCTTCAGGTAGAACTGTTGTCATTTTTTAGTTTGCAAAgaccagaagaggaaaaaaaatcttgtcatGGAAACAGAACACAGCAGTCAGAGTGCTGGTTCCACAGtacttgggttcaaattctacTCTACCACTTAGTAGATTCACTCACTAAGATGATCCCCATGAGGCCCCTGGCACAGGGTCTGGCATGCAgtaagtgttttttcttttgctatgatCACATTACTATTCTGGACCAGCATCAGTCCAAGAGCTTTTATTTGGAAACCAGTGACTTGTCATTCTTTTTTGACCCAATAACCTTGACAGTGATTATTACTACCCTGATTTTATAGATTGCAAAGAGTAAAAAACAGGACTAAAGGAATTCACCCGCATATAACCCCTTACCTACATTGGTAAACAATGAAGCCAAGGCTTGAACCTGTATCTGTCTCCAAAAGAGCttaaagagctttttttttttttttgagatggagtctcgctcttgtcccccaggctggagcacagtagctggatcttggctcactgctacctccacctcctgggttcaagccattctcctgcctcagcctcccaagtagctgggattacaggctcctaccaccacgcccggctaattttcgtatttttaatagagacagggtttcgccatgctggccaggatggtctcgaactcctgacctcaagtgatccacccgcctaggcctcccaaagtgctgggattataggtgttagacacagtgcctggcctgcctCCAAAAAGATCTTAATGCTGAAGCTACCATCATCACCTCTGTCTTCACAACTAAGAATAACCAATCTTCCCAGGAAATATGGCAACAAACTAAACATCTTAGCTGCCAAACAGAAACTAAAGGCAAGACATTACCCAGCTTCTTAAGAGAATGGAAAGCAAGTGATGGTACTCAGTCCTGGGATtcctggctgttttttgtttgttttgacacgaagtctcactctcacccaggctggagtgcagtggggcgatcgctgctcactgcaacctccacctcccagattcaagtgattcttgtgcctcagcctcccaagtagctggggctataggtgtgcgccaccacacctggctaattttttgtatttttagtagagacagggttttaccatgttggccaggctggtctcaaactcctgacctcaggtgatctgcctacctcggccccCCAgtgtgctcggattacaggcatgagccactgcacccacctctAGCTGTTTTCCAAGTCCTCAGCAGAATACAGGGTAACCTAGATACCTCGTCACTTTGTTTCTAATCCCCATCTACCCACTGCCAAATGGATTTTCCATAAACTTCACCTGCTTATAGAGCCACAACAGGGTGCAGACAACTGTGATGTCAGCCAATGTCACTCGTTCGCCCACCAGAAAAGTCCTCGTCTTCAAGTAAGCATCCAGCAGCCCCAGAATTCGCCTCACTTCCTCCTTTGCATTCTCAGTGGCCTAGTGATTCAACATGATAAAACTCATCAGTGGGTACCAATCCCTTTCCCTCACCTCCCCCATTAATAGAACTAAGAGGGCTATTTTCACCTAGAAGTCTGAGCTCACCCTCACTCTCTTTCAATGGAGGCAGATCCTAGGGTCATTCTAAATGTATTACAAACAATGAACTTCAGAGGTCCTCTGGTCCAGCCACCCCCTTACCATTTGGTATAATCTCTTCACagcagcaatccctcttctgatCACTCATGACAGACACTTCCTCCATCAACTGCCCACTGCTTCAAACTCGTACCCTAGAGATTACGTCTTCTCATTGCCTACATATCCTTGGCATCTTTTTTTCaacctattttatttcttactccCAACACCCAGGAGCTGATGCCACCCCTGCCCCTGGCTTCTCTCAAAGTTCCAAGGCTCACCTGTTTGTTGTGGTGCATGATGCCCAAGGTGGGGAACACCCAGGTACTGGCTGGGGGCACTATATCGGAATCAGCAAAGCTCACCCACTGCACCACCTGGGCTGCTGCCTCTGGAGTACTTCCCCGCAGCTCCTCATTGCTCACTGCAGAGGCAGAACACGAAGGTCAGAACTCTGGGGGAATGCCAACACCAGTCCAGGTCCTGGAGAATTCCTTCATATCCACCCCCGCTCACACTTATCCTCTCCTACACCCTCACCTCCAAATTCTCCCATTCCCATATACCCCTGCAAATTACCATAGTAGGCAATGGCGTTGCTCTCAAACACACAGAATCCATCATCACCCTCAAATGCTGGGACCTGGGGACAAAGCAGTGAAAAGATAAGGTAAAACACACAAAATTTCTTCCTAACCAATACCAGGAGCCAAACTGCTTTGAAAATACTTATATAAGGCTGATGATTCTCACTATCCAAACTCTTGATACTCAAGAACCATAAATAAATACTTCAAGAACTTGGCCTCCTTTGCAATCTGAATTCACAATGTTAACTAGGAAGCCCAATAGATTTGAATATTACAGGATATTTGTATGAAATCTCTGGATCAAACAAGCAGA from Homo sapiens chromosome 11, GRCh38.p14 Primary Assembly encodes:
- the EEF1G gene encoding elongation factor 1-gamma — its product is MAAGTLYTYPENWRAFKALIAAQYSGAQVRVLSAPPHFHFGQTNRTPEFLRKFPAGKVPAFEGDDGFCVFESNAIAYYVSNEELRGSTPEAAAQVVQWVSFADSDIVPPASTWVFPTLGIMHHNKQATENAKEEVRRILGLLDAYLKTRTFLVGERVTLADITVVCTLLWLYKQVLEPSFRQAFPNTNRWFLTCINQPQFRAVLGEVKLCEKMAQFDAKKFAETQPKKDTPRKEKGSREEKQKPQAERKEEKKAAAPAPEEEMDECEQALAAEPKAKDPFAHLPKSTFVLDEFKRKYSNEDTLSVALPYFWEHFDKDGWSLWYSEYRFPEELTQTFMSCNLITGMFQRLDKLRKNAFASVILFGTNNSSSISGVWVFRGQELAFPLSPDWQVDYESYTWRKLDPGSEETQTLVREYFSWEGAFQHVGKAFNQGKIFK